Proteins found in one Arthrobacter sp. U41 genomic segment:
- the ftsH gene encoding ATP-dependent zinc metalloprotease FtsH, whose product MKAKSFFKGPGIWIVVVVGMLLLAFATLSPGGAARIDTDKGLALLTDGGKVEQAKIFDAENRVDLVLKENLQVDGQDKGKNIQFYYVNARADDVVKAVTDARPPSGYTDQPVENNWLSGLFSLLIPVLLLGVLFWFLLSRMQGGGSKVMQFGKSKAKLVNKDMPQVTFSDVAGADEAVEELEEIKEFLQEPAKFQAVGAKIPKGVLLYGPPGTGKTLLARAVAGEAGVPFFSISGSDFVEMFVGVGASRVRDLFEQAKANAPAIIFVDEIDAVGRHRGAGIGGGNDEREQTLNQLLVEMDGFDVKTNVILIAATNRPDVLDPALLRPGRFDRQISVEAPDLIGRDQILKVHAKGKPMAPGVDLKAVAKKTPGYTGADLANVLNEAALLTARSNANLIDDRALDEAIDRVMAGPQKRSRVMKEHERKVTAYHEGGHALVAAALRNSAPVTKITILPRGRALGYTMVVPENDKYSVTRNELLDQMAYAMGGRVAEELVFHDPSTGASNDIEKATGIARKMVTEFGMSERVGAVRLGQGGGEPFLGRDAGHERNYSDQIAYIVDEEVRRLIEGAHDEAYAILIENRDVLDELALELLERETLNQAEIAQVFTDIRKRDFREIWLSKETRPIQEIGPVESRREKAEREAQEEAKEARLEEPLDTFPPHAQGVSGQEPFQGGVTDLGPDGHPG is encoded by the coding sequence ATGAAAGCTAAGAGTTTCTTCAAGGGCCCGGGCATCTGGATTGTCGTTGTTGTTGGCATGCTCCTGCTGGCCTTTGCCACCCTGTCCCCGGGCGGCGCAGCCCGGATCGACACGGACAAGGGTCTCGCGCTGCTGACCGATGGCGGCAAGGTCGAACAGGCAAAAATCTTCGACGCGGAGAACCGCGTGGACCTGGTCCTGAAGGAAAACCTGCAGGTTGACGGCCAGGACAAGGGCAAGAACATCCAGTTCTACTACGTCAACGCCCGCGCCGACGACGTGGTCAAGGCCGTCACTGACGCCAGGCCCCCGAGCGGCTACACCGACCAGCCGGTCGAGAACAACTGGCTCTCCGGGCTGTTCTCCCTTCTGATCCCCGTCCTCCTCCTGGGCGTCCTCTTCTGGTTCCTGCTTTCCCGCATGCAGGGCGGCGGCTCCAAGGTCATGCAGTTCGGCAAGTCCAAGGCCAAGCTGGTCAACAAGGACATGCCCCAGGTCACCTTCAGCGACGTCGCCGGAGCGGACGAGGCCGTCGAGGAACTCGAAGAAATCAAGGAGTTCCTGCAGGAACCGGCGAAGTTCCAGGCCGTTGGCGCCAAGATCCCCAAGGGCGTGCTGCTTTACGGCCCTCCCGGCACCGGCAAAACGCTGCTGGCCCGCGCCGTCGCCGGCGAAGCCGGTGTCCCCTTCTTCTCCATCTCCGGTTCCGACTTCGTGGAAATGTTCGTCGGCGTGGGCGCATCCCGTGTCCGCGACCTGTTCGAGCAGGCCAAGGCGAACGCCCCGGCGATCATCTTCGTGGACGAGATCGACGCCGTCGGCCGTCACCGCGGTGCCGGCATCGGCGGCGGCAACGACGAACGCGAGCAGACCCTCAACCAGCTGCTGGTTGAAATGGACGGCTTCGACGTCAAGACCAACGTCATCCTGATCGCCGCGACCAACCGCCCGGACGTGCTGGACCCGGCACTGCTGCGCCCGGGCCGCTTCGACCGGCAGATCTCCGTCGAGGCCCCGGACCTGATCGGCCGCGACCAGATCCTGAAGGTCCACGCCAAGGGCAAGCCGATGGCTCCCGGCGTCGACCTGAAGGCCGTCGCCAAGAAGACCCCCGGCTACACCGGCGCGGACCTGGCCAACGTCCTCAACGAGGCCGCGCTGCTGACCGCCCGCTCCAACGCCAACCTGATTGACGACCGCGCCCTCGACGAGGCCATCGACCGTGTGATGGCCGGCCCGCAGAAGCGCAGCCGCGTCATGAAGGAACACGAACGCAAGGTCACCGCGTACCACGAAGGCGGCCACGCCCTCGTCGCCGCGGCGCTGCGGAATTCGGCGCCGGTCACCAAGATCACCATCCTGCCCCGCGGCCGCGCCCTGGGCTACACCATGGTGGTTCCGGAGAACGACAAGTACTCCGTGACCCGCAACGAGCTCCTCGATCAGATGGCCTACGCCATGGGCGGCCGTGTCGCGGAGGAACTCGTCTTCCACGACCCGTCCACCGGGGCGTCCAACGACATCGAAAAGGCCACCGGGATCGCCCGCAAGATGGTCACCGAGTTCGGCATGAGCGAACGCGTCGGCGCGGTGCGCCTCGGCCAGGGCGGCGGCGAGCCCTTCCTGGGCCGCGACGCCGGCCACGAGCGCAACTACTCCGACCAGATCGCCTACATCGTCGACGAGGAGGTGCGCCGCCTGATCGAAGGCGCCCATGACGAGGCCTACGCCATCCTGATTGAGAACCGCGACGTCCTGGACGAGCTGGCGCTCGAACTGCTGGAGCGCGAAACGCTGAACCAGGCCGAAATCGCCCAGGTCTTCACCGACATCCGGAAGCGCGATTTCCGCGAGATCTGGCTGTCCAAGGAGACCCGTCCGATCCAGGAAATCGGGCCGGTGGAATCCCGCCGGGAGAAGGCCGAACGCGAAGCGCAGGAAGAAGCCAAGGAAGCCCGCCTCGAGGAACCGCTGGACACGTTCCCGCCGCACGCCCAGGGCGTTTCCGGACAGGAGCCGTTCCAGGGCGGTGTAACGGATCTCGGGCCTGACGGCCATCCCGGCTAG
- a CDS encoding inorganic diphosphatase gives MKHDVTIEIPKGSRVKYEVDHETGRVRLDRVLFTSMQYPTHYGYFENTLGEDGDPLDALVLLQDFDLHPGVIVESRPIGVFNMTDDGGGDAKVLCVPVDARFDHIKEISDVSEFLIKEIEHFFTRYKDLEPGKWVKAEGWGDRAAAEAELEASIKRYVPHTH, from the coding sequence ATGAAGCATGACGTGACCATCGAGATCCCCAAGGGATCACGCGTCAAGTATGAAGTCGACCACGAAACGGGCCGCGTCCGCCTGGACCGCGTTCTGTTCACCTCCATGCAGTACCCGACGCACTACGGCTACTTCGAGAACACCCTGGGTGAAGACGGCGATCCGCTGGACGCCCTGGTGCTGCTGCAGGACTTCGACCTGCACCCCGGCGTCATCGTTGAGTCCCGCCCCATCGGCGTGTTCAACATGACCGACGACGGCGGCGGCGACGCCAAGGTGCTCTGCGTGCCGGTCGACGCCCGCTTCGATCACATCAAGGAGATCAGCGACGTCAGCGAATTCCTGATCAAGGAAATCGAGCACTTCTTCACCCGTTACAAGGACCTGGAGCCGGGCAAGTGGGTCAAGGCCGAGGGCTGGGGCGACCGCGCCGCCGCCGAGGCCGAGCTCGAGGCCTCCATCAAGCGTTACGTTCCGCACACGCACTAA
- a CDS encoding PH domain-containing protein gives MRTEAIDPPGITWLRVSPKYVTVRLASWALATLVIVALLCLPLILVLNGWWQSFPLWLAAGLPAVMLVLALWKLLLIPRQVRAIGYAEREDDLLIRRGIFFQRTLVVPYGRMQYVDIGAGPVERGLGLCTLKLHTASAGTNAEIPGLPAAEGARLREQLSARGEARLAGL, from the coding sequence ATGCGTACCGAGGCGATTGACCCTCCGGGCATCACCTGGCTGCGCGTCTCCCCAAAATACGTCACGGTGCGTCTCGCCAGCTGGGCGCTGGCCACCCTCGTCATCGTCGCGCTGCTGTGCCTCCCGCTGATTCTGGTCCTGAACGGATGGTGGCAGTCCTTCCCGCTCTGGCTCGCGGCCGGACTCCCCGCCGTGATGCTTGTCCTGGCCCTGTGGAAGCTCCTGCTCATTCCCCGCCAGGTGCGTGCCATCGGCTACGCCGAGCGGGAGGATGACCTGCTCATCCGACGCGGCATCTTTTTCCAGCGGACCCTCGTGGTCCCCTACGGCCGCATGCAGTACGTGGACATCGGCGCCGGGCCGGTGGAACGCGGCCTGGGCCTGTGCACGCTGAAGCTGCACACCGCCTCTGCCGGCACCAACGCGGAAATCCCCGGACTGCCCGCCGCCGAAGGGGCCCGGCTCCGCGAGCAGCTCTCCGCCCGCGGCGAAGCCCGGCTGGCCGGACTGTGA
- the dacB gene encoding D-alanyl-D-alanine carboxypeptidase/D-alanyl-D-alanine endopeptidase — protein MKRRTSRPGTDPAPGPLRRTLPLLLQTLLVVALALPAGFAVAPAFLGPAPSAPAPAAPPWHQAPGALAPRGGAAAGSNPEASEPDGIEPLSATAPVPEPGSLAAQLNETLKADGAGNFTGVVQDAVTGEVLFDRSGDALRVPASNMKLLTAAAALRALGPERRFSTRAVAGAAPGSVILTGGGDVLLGAGESVPGAVPGRAGLASLAQETVRALQGGDVSVPVTVLLDDSLFTGPALNPAWNLDDVAAGEVAPLFALAMNSARFDPAITTGPRPQDAAMSAAEAFSAELAAAAAAAGLTVAPGVARVPAGTGGGGDGARVLAEVQSATAGEQVDLMLRSSDNYLAEAIGRMAALASGKPGSNEGAAAAVLQQLEELKIPAATLRAADVSGLALSNQVSARQLADVVRAITSGTDTRLRAGLAGFPVAGLTGTLGDRYTDAATARGAGLVRAKTGTLNTVTSLSGYVVDADGRLLVFSFIGNGLTPGADNRTALDRTASVLAGCGCR, from the coding sequence ATGAAACGCAGAACGAGCCGCCCGGGCACGGACCCGGCGCCCGGGCCGCTGCGACGGACCCTGCCGCTGCTGCTCCAGACCCTGCTGGTCGTGGCCCTCGCCCTCCCCGCCGGCTTCGCCGTCGCACCGGCCTTCCTGGGCCCCGCCCCCTCTGCCCCCGCACCGGCTGCCCCGCCCTGGCACCAGGCCCCCGGCGCGCTGGCCCCCCGCGGCGGCGCGGCTGCAGGCAGCAACCCGGAGGCCAGCGAACCGGACGGCATCGAACCGCTCAGTGCCACGGCTCCCGTCCCGGAGCCCGGTTCCCTGGCGGCCCAGCTCAACGAAACCCTGAAGGCCGACGGCGCCGGAAACTTCACCGGAGTGGTGCAGGACGCCGTCACCGGGGAGGTGCTCTTCGACCGTTCCGGCGACGCGCTCCGCGTTCCGGCCTCCAACATGAAGCTCCTCACCGCCGCCGCGGCCCTGCGCGCCCTCGGCCCGGAGCGCCGCTTCAGCACCAGGGCAGTGGCAGGCGCCGCCCCGGGCTCGGTCATCCTTACCGGCGGCGGGGACGTGCTTCTCGGCGCGGGTGAATCGGTCCCGGGCGCCGTGCCGGGCCGGGCCGGGCTCGCCAGCCTGGCGCAGGAGACCGTCCGCGCCCTGCAGGGCGGGGACGTCTCCGTCCCCGTGACGGTGCTGCTGGACGATTCCCTCTTCACCGGCCCCGCGCTGAACCCGGCCTGGAACCTGGACGATGTTGCCGCCGGCGAGGTGGCCCCGCTGTTCGCGCTGGCAATGAACTCCGCCCGCTTCGACCCCGCAATCACCACCGGTCCGCGCCCCCAGGATGCCGCGATGAGCGCCGCCGAGGCGTTCTCTGCCGAGCTCGCGGCCGCGGCGGCCGCGGCCGGCCTGACGGTGGCGCCGGGCGTCGCGCGGGTTCCCGCGGGAACGGGCGGCGGCGGCGACGGCGCCCGGGTCCTGGCCGAGGTCCAGTCCGCCACGGCAGGCGAGCAGGTGGACCTGATGCTGCGCAGTTCGGACAACTACCTCGCCGAAGCGATCGGCCGGATGGCGGCGCTCGCCTCCGGGAAGCCGGGCAGCAACGAGGGCGCAGCCGCAGCCGTGCTGCAGCAGCTCGAGGAACTGAAAATCCCCGCCGCCACCCTGCGCGCCGCCGATGTCTCAGGGCTGGCATTGAGCAACCAGGTCTCCGCCCGGCAGCTCGCCGACGTGGTCCGGGCGATCACCTCGGGCACCGACACCCGGCTCCGCGCCGGCCTGGCCGGGTTCCCGGTCGCCGGACTCACCGGAACCCTGGGGGACCGGTACACCGACGCGGCCACGGCCCGCGGTGCGGGGCTGGTCCGGGCCAAGACCGGCACGCTGAACACGGTGACCTCCCTCAGCGGATATGTGGTGGACGCCGACGGCCGGCTCCTGGTGTTTTCCTTCATCGGCAACGGACTGACCCCGGGGGCGGACAACCGGACCGCGCTGGACCGCACCGCCTCCGTTCTTGCCGGCTGCGGCTGCCGCTGA
- the tilS gene encoding tRNA lysidine(34) synthetase TilS, with the protein MLQDALAAAGYPERVLVACSGGPDSLALAAVAAYFARRGHVHGHPVSVGAVVVDHQLQPGSADIAAATAVTLRELGLSPVQVRTVEVSSTGMGPEAAARDARHAALEAAADDTGAQAILLGHTLDDQAEQVLLGLARGSGTRSLAGMRPARDRLLRPFLGLRRADTLTICEVESLEPWHDPSNADPSFARSRTRVEVLPLLEAKLGPGVAESLARTAAILQLDADYLEDVANDTFLRLRELSGSTISLPEEALRELAPAVRFRVIAKAAAAVGGQQPSYQRLLAAEALLRRQGSAGPVELPGGVSVYRLSLAQLLAEGPSGSAGVPREAARCGKLVFRPQKPPKI; encoded by the coding sequence ATGCTGCAGGACGCCCTGGCCGCAGCAGGCTACCCGGAACGTGTCCTGGTCGCGTGCAGCGGCGGACCTGATTCGCTGGCACTCGCCGCCGTCGCCGCCTACTTCGCCCGCCGCGGGCACGTGCACGGACACCCCGTCTCCGTGGGCGCCGTCGTGGTGGACCACCAGCTGCAGCCCGGTTCAGCCGATATCGCCGCCGCCACGGCCGTGACGCTGCGGGAACTGGGGCTCTCACCCGTGCAGGTCAGGACCGTCGAGGTCTCCTCCACCGGTATGGGGCCGGAGGCGGCTGCCCGGGACGCCCGCCATGCCGCCCTGGAGGCGGCGGCGGACGACACCGGCGCCCAGGCCATCCTGCTCGGCCACACCCTGGATGACCAGGCCGAACAGGTGCTGCTGGGACTCGCACGCGGCTCAGGAACCCGGTCCCTGGCGGGGATGCGCCCCGCCCGGGACCGCCTGCTGCGGCCGTTCCTGGGGCTGCGGCGGGCGGACACCCTCACGATCTGCGAGGTCGAGAGCCTCGAACCCTGGCACGATCCCAGCAACGCGGACCCGTCCTTTGCGCGGTCCCGGACCCGGGTGGAGGTGCTGCCGCTGCTGGAGGCAAAACTTGGTCCCGGCGTTGCCGAATCGCTCGCGCGGACCGCCGCCATCCTGCAGCTGGACGCCGACTACCTCGAGGACGTGGCCAATGACACCTTCCTCCGGCTGCGGGAGCTGTCCGGTTCCACGATCAGCCTCCCGGAGGAAGCGCTGCGGGAACTGGCGCCGGCCGTGAGGTTCCGGGTCATCGCAAAGGCCGCGGCCGCCGTCGGGGGCCAGCAGCCCAGTTACCAGCGCCTGCTGGCCGCGGAAGCGCTGCTCCGCCGCCAGGGGTCGGCGGGTCCCGTGGAGCTGCCCGGCGGGGTCAGCGTCTACCGGCTCTCGCTCGCGCAGCTCCTCGCCGAAGGGCCGTCCGGTTCCGCCGGTGTTCCCCGTGAGGCGGCCCGCTGTGGGAAGCTTGTATTCCGGCCTCAAAAACCGCCCAAAATATAG
- a CDS encoding zinc-dependent metalloprotease: protein MESSAGETSAQAQALINWELAASTAARLTPAGPTLGSAEIGAAVENLRLMADISVPHVHDITGLEAARELRDSSVLIVDRASWARANTQSFAVMLKPAMEKMLESRRGTLNPGAASVSGAITGSQLGAILAFLSSKVLGQYDPFSALAENSTAPAAGRLLLVAPNIISVEREINVEPEDFRLWVCLHEQTHRVQFAAAPWLRHHMLEEIDNLSGQLLGNVDSLMERASAAAKSLKDRTASGSSPSRGAILDLLQNPEEKAAISRLTALMSLLEGHANVVMDAVDASIVPSVKTIRQRFNSRAQDRGVIEKFIRSLLGLDAKMRQYSDGAKFVREVVDVAGMEGFNKVWESADHLPSEPEIHDSKLWLERMGH, encoded by the coding sequence ATGGAGTCCTCTGCCGGCGAGACATCAGCCCAAGCCCAAGCCCTGATCAACTGGGAGCTTGCCGCTTCCACCGCGGCCCGCCTGACGCCTGCCGGGCCCACCCTGGGGTCGGCTGAGATCGGCGCCGCCGTGGAAAATCTGCGGCTGATGGCGGACATTTCCGTGCCGCACGTCCACGACATCACCGGGCTGGAGGCCGCACGCGAACTGCGCGATTCCTCGGTCCTCATCGTGGACCGCGCCTCCTGGGCCAGGGCCAACACCCAGAGCTTCGCCGTGATGCTCAAACCGGCCATGGAAAAGATGCTCGAGAGCCGCCGCGGCACCCTGAACCCCGGCGCGGCCAGCGTCAGCGGCGCCATCACGGGCAGCCAGCTCGGCGCGATCCTCGCCTTCCTCTCCAGCAAGGTCCTGGGCCAGTACGACCCCTTCTCCGCCCTCGCCGAGAACTCCACCGCGCCCGCCGCCGGCCGCCTGCTGCTCGTGGCGCCGAACATCATCTCCGTCGAGCGCGAAATCAACGTCGAACCCGAGGATTTCCGGCTGTGGGTCTGTCTCCATGAACAGACCCACCGTGTGCAGTTCGCCGCCGCGCCGTGGCTGCGGCACCACATGCTGGAGGAGATCGACAACCTCAGCGGCCAGCTGCTCGGCAATGTCGACTCCCTGATGGAACGGGCCTCGGCTGCGGCGAAATCGCTCAAGGACCGCACCGCCTCCGGCAGTTCACCCAGCAGGGGAGCCATCCTCGACCTGCTGCAGAACCCCGAGGAAAAAGCCGCGATCTCACGCCTGACCGCACTGATGAGCCTGCTCGAAGGGCACGCCAACGTGGTGATGGACGCCGTCGACGCCAGCATCGTGCCGTCCGTGAAGACCATCCGGCAGCGCTTCAACTCCCGGGCCCAGGACCGCGGTGTGATCGAGAAGTTCATCCGCAGCCTGCTTGGACTGGACGCCAAGATGCGCCAGTACAGCGACGGCGCAAAGTTCGTCCGCGAAGTCGTGGATGTGGCCGGCATGGAGGGTTTCAACAAGGTCTGGGAGTCCGCGGACCACCTGCCGAGCGAGCCCGAAATTCACGATTCAAAGCTTTGGCTCGAACGGATGGGGCACTAG
- the folE gene encoding GTP cyclohydrolase I FolE — protein sequence MAAGGPVPGPDVVDKPRIAAAVREILLAIGEDPDRSGLLDTPKRVANAYTEMFAGLHHDPAEILATTFDLDHEELVLVKDIPFYSTCEHHLVPFHGVAHVGYIPSHDGKVTGLSKLARLVDMFARRPQVQERLTTQIVEALVTHLKPRGAIVVVECEHLCMSMRGIRKPGAKTVTSAVRGQLHDPATRAEAMSLIIGR from the coding sequence TTGGCGGCGGGAGGGCCCGTCCCCGGGCCCGACGTCGTGGACAAGCCCCGGATCGCCGCGGCCGTCCGTGAGATCCTGCTGGCCATCGGCGAGGACCCGGACCGCAGCGGCCTGCTGGACACCCCGAAACGGGTTGCCAATGCCTACACCGAGATGTTCGCCGGCCTCCACCACGACCCGGCGGAAATCCTGGCCACCACCTTCGACCTGGACCACGAGGAACTCGTCCTGGTCAAGGACATTCCGTTCTACTCCACCTGCGAGCACCACCTCGTTCCTTTCCACGGGGTCGCCCATGTCGGCTACATTCCCTCGCATGACGGGAAGGTCACCGGGCTGAGCAAGCTGGCGCGGCTGGTGGACATGTTCGCCCGCCGCCCCCAGGTCCAGGAACGCCTGACCACCCAGATCGTCGAGGCCCTCGTTACTCATCTCAAGCCGCGCGGCGCCATCGTCGTCGTCGAATGCGAACACCTCTGCATGTCCATGCGCGGCATCCGCAAGCCCGGCGCCAAGACCGTCACCAGCGCGGTACGCGGGCAACTCCATGACCCGGCCACCCGTGCCGAGGCCATGAGCCTCATCATCGGAAGGTAA
- the hpt gene encoding hypoxanthine phosphoribosyltransferase, translated as MDSNDVQADLKHVLYSKEQIQSRITELAAQIDKDYEGRDLLIVGVLKGAVMVMADLARALHSHVSMDWMAVSSYGSGTQSSGVVRILKDLDTDLMGKDVLIVEDIIDSGLTLSWLKTNLESRGTASVEICTAFRKPTAAKVQIDVKYVGYDIPNEFVVGYGLDYAEKYRNLDFVGTLAPHVYE; from the coding sequence GTGGATTCAAACGACGTCCAGGCAGATCTCAAGCACGTTCTGTACTCCAAGGAGCAGATCCAGTCTCGGATCACCGAACTCGCTGCCCAGATCGACAAGGACTACGAAGGCCGTGATCTGCTGATCGTCGGCGTGCTCAAGGGCGCCGTGATGGTGATGGCCGATCTCGCCCGCGCCCTTCACAGCCACGTCTCGATGGACTGGATGGCGGTCTCGTCCTACGGCTCCGGCACCCAGTCCTCCGGCGTGGTCCGCATCCTCAAGGACCTCGACACGGACCTCATGGGCAAGGATGTGCTGATCGTCGAGGACATCATCGACTCCGGCCTGACCCTGTCCTGGCTCAAGACCAACCTGGAATCACGCGGCACGGCCTCGGTGGAAATCTGCACCGCGTTCCGCAAGCCCACGGCCGCCAAGGTCCAGATCGACGTCAAGTACGTCGGTTATGACATCCCCAACGAGTTCGTCGTTGGCTATGGCCTGGACTACGCCGAGAAGTACCGCAACCTGGACTTCGTCGGCACCCTGGCACCGCACGTCTACGAGTAG
- the folP gene encoding dihydropteroate synthase: MDSLAAAPGTGPATSPLPVLRKPRPAAKFKDLPTDRTLVMAILNVTPDSFSDGGKHATADTAIAAGLRMFYGGADIIDVGGESTRPGAVEVGVEEEQRRVLPVIQALVKAGALVSIDTTHAATAAAALEAGAAIINDVSGLTMEPEMAELAARSRVPYILTHRRGNASTMDSLTEYGNVADDVAAELAGVRDKLYAAGVAPEQIILDPGLGFSKTDVQNWELLRRLDVLQAMGHKVLVAASRKRFLGSLLTESGKAAPPAERDAASAAVTAISAYRGAWAVRVHDVGPSLDAAKVAARMAPAATGPN, encoded by the coding sequence ATGGATTCCCTAGCTGCAGCACCTGGAACCGGACCCGCGACCTCGCCCCTGCCCGTCCTGCGCAAGCCCCGCCCCGCAGCGAAATTCAAGGATCTCCCCACGGACCGGACGCTTGTTATGGCGATCCTGAACGTCACCCCGGACTCCTTCAGCGACGGCGGCAAACACGCCACCGCCGACACCGCCATCGCCGCCGGTCTGCGGATGTTCTACGGCGGAGCGGACATCATCGACGTCGGCGGCGAATCCACCCGCCCGGGAGCCGTCGAAGTCGGCGTCGAGGAGGAGCAGCGGCGGGTCCTGCCCGTGATCCAGGCGCTGGTGAAGGCCGGCGCCCTGGTCAGCATCGACACCACCCACGCCGCCACCGCCGCCGCGGCGCTGGAAGCCGGGGCCGCGATCATTAACGACGTGTCCGGGCTGACCATGGAACCGGAAATGGCCGAACTCGCCGCCCGCAGCAGGGTCCCTTACATCCTGACGCACCGCCGCGGCAACGCCAGCACCATGGACTCCCTGACCGAATACGGGAACGTCGCGGACGACGTCGCCGCCGAACTCGCCGGGGTCCGCGACAAGCTGTACGCGGCCGGAGTGGCACCGGAACAGATCATCCTGGACCCGGGACTCGGCTTTTCCAAGACCGACGTGCAGAACTGGGAGCTGCTGCGGCGCCTGGACGTGCTGCAGGCCATGGGCCACAAGGTCCTCGTCGCCGCCTCCCGCAAGCGCTTCCTCGGCAGCCTCCTGACCGAGTCCGGCAAGGCCGCCCCGCCGGCCGAACGCGACGCCGCCTCCGCCGCTGTGACCGCCATCAGCGCCTACCGGGGCGCCTGGGCGGTCCGCGTGCACGACGTCGGCCCCAGCCTCGACGCCGCCAAGGTCGCCGCCCGCATGGCACCGGCCGCCACCGGCCCCAACTGA
- the folK gene encoding 2-amino-4-hydroxy-6-hydroxymethyldihydropteridine diphosphokinase, which translates to MSYTRAVLALGSNLGARSDTLSAAVADIVDPPEVRLLAISPIVQTKAVGGPAGQPDFLNMVIAVETTLTPLELLTHCHAVEEKHHRVRDVRWGPRTLDVDIITYGELVSSDPELTLPHPRAAQRAFVLYPWSLIDPAAELDGERVGELAARAADFADLVPFDGFKKLHGVAGAAE; encoded by the coding sequence ATGAGCTACACCCGGGCCGTGCTCGCACTCGGCAGCAACCTCGGGGCGCGCAGCGACACCCTCTCGGCCGCCGTCGCGGACATCGTTGACCCGCCCGAAGTCCGCCTGCTGGCCATCTCGCCGATTGTCCAGACGAAAGCCGTCGGCGGGCCGGCCGGCCAGCCGGACTTCCTCAACATGGTGATCGCCGTGGAGACCACACTGACACCCCTTGAGCTGCTGACGCACTGCCACGCGGTCGAAGAGAAGCATCACCGGGTCCGCGACGTGCGCTGGGGCCCGCGCACCCTCGACGTTGACATCATCACCTACGGGGAGCTGGTCAGCTCCGACCCGGAGCTTACCCTTCCCCACCCGCGTGCCGCCCAGCGGGCATTCGTGCTCTACCCGTGGTCGCTCATTGACCCTGCCGCGGAGCTTGACGGCGAACGCGTCGGCGAACTCGCCGCCCGGGCCGCCGACTTTGCCGACCTGGTGCCCTTCGACGGCTTCAAAAAACTCCATGGCGTGGCCGGAGCGGCGGAATGA
- the folB gene encoding dihydroneopterin aldolase has protein sequence MDQITLSGVTAVGHHGVFDFERRNGQPFVVDAVLHLDFSRAAASDDVLDTAHYGEVAECIRGWITGEPLNLIEALAVRIAEEVLRRFPVTAVDITVHKPKAPIAVEFGDVSVSVRRARQVQP, from the coding sequence ATGGACCAGATCACGCTGAGCGGCGTCACCGCCGTCGGCCATCACGGAGTGTTTGATTTCGAGCGGCGCAATGGCCAGCCGTTCGTGGTCGACGCCGTGCTGCACCTGGATTTCAGCCGCGCCGCCGCCTCCGACGACGTTCTGGACACCGCGCACTACGGTGAAGTGGCCGAATGCATCCGGGGCTGGATCACGGGGGAGCCGCTGAACCTGATCGAGGCGCTGGCCGTGCGGATCGCCGAGGAGGTGCTGCGGAGGTTCCCCGTCACCGCGGTAGACATCACCGTGCACAAACCCAAGGCTCCCATCGCAGTGGAGTTCGGCGACGTCTCCGTCAGCGTCCGGCGGGCCCGACAGGTGCAGCCATGA
- a CDS encoding DUF3180 domain-containing protein, with protein MKLTSPLVLLVISAAVGTLGWLAALLTTRYSLNTPVLPLNGLITMGVIVVLTLVLGIRVLRWRNGNKKKMLNPILAALTLVLAQACAYTGAVLLGWHAGIFVDQLRLWNLRSDQTLAWQALAMAGGGLAMVVVGLMVERFCRIPPEDGEGEPAPGLQEKRKPKAEGEYAYRGD; from the coding sequence ATGAAGTTGACCAGCCCCCTGGTGCTGCTGGTGATCAGCGCGGCAGTGGGAACCCTGGGCTGGCTCGCAGCCCTGCTGACCACCCGCTACAGCCTGAACACCCCCGTGCTGCCGCTCAACGGACTCATCACGATGGGCGTGATCGTTGTGCTCACCCTCGTGCTGGGCATCCGGGTACTCCGCTGGCGGAACGGCAACAAGAAGAAGATGCTCAACCCCATCCTGGCAGCCTTGACCCTCGTCCTGGCCCAGGCCTGCGCCTACACCGGCGCCGTCCTGCTGGGCTGGCATGCCGGGATTTTCGTTGACCAGCTGCGCCTCTGGAACCTGCGCAGCGACCAGACCCTCGCCTGGCAGGCGCTGGCGATGGCCGGGGGCGGCCTGGCGATGGTCGTGGTTGGACTGATGGTGGAACGGTTCTGCCGGATCCCGCCCGAGGACGGGGAGGGCGAGCCGGCCCCGGGTCTTCAGGAAAAGCGCAAGCCCAAGGCGGAAGGCGAATATGCGTACCGAGGCGATTGA